CGAACCGGCGATCACGCCGTCCAGCACCACCGGGGTGCGCAGCGAGGCGGCGCCCAGCAGGAAGCCGGCGATGGCCGCGTGCTCCAGGCCGCCGATCGCGGCGAGGACGCCGATCGGGTCGGCCGGGTCGGGCTGGTGCAGGGCCAGCGCGGCGCGGATCACCTCGACCTTGCGGGCGTGCGTCTCGTCGTCGATGCCGGTGCCGCGGCCGGTGACCTCGGCCGGGTCGAGGCCGGTGAAGACCGCGATCAGGGCGGCCGAGGCGGTGGTGTTGGCGATGCCCATGTCGCCGGTGACCAGCGCCTTGTTGCCGGCCGCGACCAGGTCGCGGGCGGTCTCGATGCCGACCTCGATGGCCTTGAGGGCCTCCTCGCGGGTCATTGCCGGGCCCTGGGTCATGTCGTCGGTGCCGGGCTTGACCTTGCGTGGCAGCAGGCCGGTGGCGCGGCCCTGCTGGACGGCGTCCGGCAGCTCGGCGGCGACGCCGACGTCGACCACGCAGACCTCGGTGCCGATCTGCCGGGCGAAGGAGTTGATCACCGCACCCCCGGCCAGGAAGTTGCCGACCATCTGGGCGGTCACCTCCTGTGGCCAGGGGGTGACGCCCTGCGCGTGGACGCCGTGGTCACCCGCGAAGATCGCGACGCAGGCGGGCTCCGGGATCGGCGGCGGGCACTTGCGGGACAGGCCGCTCAGCTGGGCGGAGATGATCTCCAGCATGCCGAGCGAACCGGCGGGCTTGGTCATCCGCTTCTGGCGGTCCCAGGCCTCGCCGAGCGCCTTGGCGTCCAGCGGACGGATGCCGCGCAGGGTCTCGCCGAGCAGGCTGTGCGGCTCCTCGCCGGGCAGCGCGCGGTTGCCGTACTGCTCCTCGTGGACGACCCAGGACAGCGGGCGCTTCTTCGCCCAGCCCTGCTGCTGGAGTTCGGGCTCGTCCGGGAAGGCGTCCACGAAGCCGACGCACAGGTAGGCGACGACCTCGAGGTGCTCGGGCAGGCCGAGCTCACGGACCAGCTCCTCGTCGTCGAAGAAGCTCACCCAGCCGACGCCCAGGCCCTCGGCGCGGGCGGCCAGCCAGAGGTTCTCGACGGCCAGGGCAGCCGAGTACGGGGCCATCTGGGGCTGGGTGTGCCGGCCCAGGGTGTGCCGGCCGCCGCGGGTGCGGTCGGCGGTGACCACGATGTTGACCGGGGTCTCGAGGATGGCCTCGATCTTGATTTCCTTGAACTGCTTCGCCCGGCCCTTGGGCAGCGAGTCCGCGTAGGCCTCGCGCTGGCGCTCGGCCAGGGCGTGCATCCGCCGGCGGGTCTTGGCCGAGCGGATCACCACGAAGTCCCAGGGCTGCGAGTAGCCGACGCTGGGCGCGGTGTGGGCGGCCTCCAGGACGCGGATCAGCACCTCGTGCGGGATCGGGTCCGGGCGGAAGCCGTTGCGGATGTCGCGGCGCTCGCGGATCACCTGGTGGACGGCCTCGCGGCCGGCCTCGTCGTAGCCCTGGGCGGCCGGGCCGCGCGGCTCGGCGGGCTCCTCGGCGGCGGGCTGCTGCTCGGAGGCAGACTCCTCGGAGCCAGACTCCTCGGCGGACGGCTCTTCGGCGGACGGCTCGGTGGGCTGCTCGGCCTCGGCGGGCTCCTGGGAGGCGTCGGCGGGCTCGGCGACGGCCTCGGCCGTCGGGACCGTCGGCTCGGCGGCGACGGCCTGCGGCTCGGCCTCGGCGACCTCGCCGGCCCCCGGGGCAGCGACGGCCTCGGGAGCGACGGGCTGCTCGGGCTGCCCGGTAACGGCCTCGGCGGCCTCGGCGACCGGCTGTGCCTGCTCGGCCTCGGGGGCGACGGCGTCGGCGGTCTGCTCGACCGGGGCCTCGGCCGGGATCTCGGTCGGAGTCTCGGCCGACGCCTCGGCGGGGGTCTCGACGACCGGGGCGGCCTCCAGCCGCTGCTCGGCCTCCGGCGCCGCGACAGCCTGACCGGACGGCATCTCGCCGGTCACGGCGGCGGTCTCGGCCACGGCCTGCGGCTCGGCCGCGGCGACCTCGACGGCCTCCGGAGCGGCGACAGCCTCAGGAGCGGCGACCACCTCGGGCGCGACGGGCTGCTCGGCCTCGGGCACGACGGCCGGGGCCGGCTCCGCGGCCTCCACGACCGCGGCCTCCACGACCTCGGCGGCCGGGGCCTCGACGGGCTGCGCCGCGTCGGCCGCCGGGGCCTCCGGCGACTCGGGCTCGCCTGCGGGCTCCGCGGGCGCTATGGGGGCGGGCTGCTGCGGGGCGGCCTCCTCGGCCACCGGCGCCGGCTCGGTCGCCTCGACCTGCGGCAGGCCGTGCGGGGTCGGCGCGGCGAGGAAGGCGGAGATCCGGCGGTGCTGCCCGGCGGGGGCGTCGGCCTGCTCGGCGGAAGCGGGGGCGGGCTCCTCGGCAACCTGCTGAACCGCCTCGACCGCCTCCACGGCGACCGGCTCGGCGACGACGGCCTGCGGCGCGACCTCGGCGGCCTGCTCGACCAGGGCCTCCGCCGCCTCGACGACCTCGACGACCTCGATCGCCCCGGCCATCTGGACGGCCACCACCGGCACGCCCTGCTCGACCGGCAGCGGCACCTGCACGCCGTCCGCGATCTCCTGGACGGCCTGGGCGTTCTGAGCCTCCGCCACCACGCCGGGCACCTCCGCGACCGGCACCGCGTCCACCGCGGGCGGCACGGGCGCGACCGGGACGGCCTGCGGCACGGGCGCCGCCACCGGCACCGCGGCCTCGGCCATCGGCGGCCGGCCGACGACCGGGGTGCCGTGCGCGGGCGTGCCGCCCTGCGACGGGCCGCGGTCGGCAAGCGAGCGGACCGGCACCTGGCCGGTCATCAGGGACGGGTCCGGGATCGGCGGCCCGGCGTGCAGCGGGCGGCGCGGCGGCTGAGCCGCCGTCAGCGGGTCCTGGGCCTGCGGCTGCATCGGGGCGACCTGCTGCGCATGGAGGGCCGGGTCGGCGCCCGGCACCGGCGGTTCCACCGGCGGCCAGGACGGCTCGACCGGCATGCCGTCCTGGACCGGCGCGACTCCCCCGAGCTGGTCGCCGAACGGTGCCCCCGGCATCTGCTCGGCCGGGACGGGCGCGACCGGCTCGCCCCACGAGCCCTGCGGGCCGGGCATCAGCAGGACGTCGTCCTCGTCGTCGAGCAGTTGGTCGGGCTGGTCGAGAAAGTGGAAAGCCGGGCGCGGGGCACCCGGGTCGACCGCCCAGCCCTCACCGGGCACCGCGGAGCCGGGCATACCGACCACGCCGGGCATACCGGGCGCCGGGACGCCGTAGCCGTGGGCGCCCTGCGGCTGGCCCTGCGGCGGGATGAGGCCGGCGGCGGGCGGCATCATGCCGGGCATGCCGCTCCCGGGCACGGCGGGGTTCGGGACGACGCCGCCGTCCGTCATGACGCCCGGCACGGGTGCCACGCCATGCACGGGTGCGGCGGCCGCGACGCCCTCCGGGCCGCCGAGCGGGTCGGGCCCGGCGTGCAGGTGCTCCGGCAGTCCCTCGCCCGGGACGTGGCCGCCATCGGTCATTGTCAAAGCTCCTTCCAGGCCGCTGCCGCGCCCTCGGCGACACGATCACCGACCGCAGCGCCCATCCGCACGGGCCGGGCCTGCACCGACCCGCCCCTAACCACATACGGCCGCCGCGCCGAGGCGCTGCGGCCAAAGTCCGTCCGGCGCGCTGTGACACCCCGGCCCGCGCGCCTCCCACTCGGGCGGCGTGCTTATCTGAAACAACGACAACCCGGGGCGACCGGCACCGTCGCACCGGACCCTACGGCATTCTCCAGGTCCGGCACGCGGCCCGTCGAATCGTCCACGCTCCGAACCGTGCCCGTGGCCCCTCCCAGCCGCCAGGCCGGGGGAGTTGCGCCGCGTCAAAAAGGCGACAAACCGACCGGATCGGGCGGGTCGCCGACCGCCGCGGCCGCCCAGGACGCCACACTACCGGCCCAGCGCGGTCACCTCTCGAATCAGTGTCCGGATGCGACCTGGATCACCGCCCCGGGCCCCACCGCGATCATCATGTGGTACACCCGCCGCGCCCCGGGCCTTCACACGATCTGCTCACCCCAGAGCAGGAACGCGCCCTGTTCACTCGCCCCGAGCTCCAGCCCGCCGCCGTCGGCGGCGCGCAGCGCGGTGGCTTGGAGCAGGGCACCGTCCGCCCGGTAGCCGGCCTCGGTGATCGCCCGGCGGACCTCCTCGGCCTCGGCGAAGGTCCGGGGCACCGCGACGAACCGCTCGGGCCTGCGGGCCAGCACCGCGCGCACCACGTCCGGGCCGCCCAACTCGACGACGGCCGCGTCCGGCTCCGGCAGCCCGCCCAGCACCTCGGGGCCGCGCCCGTGGACGACCTCCACCTCGACTCCGTACCGGCGGGCGTTGACGGCCAGCCGCGCGCAGGCCGAGCGGGACGCCTCGACGGCGACCACGGCGGCGCCGAACCGGGCCGCCTCCACCGCGAGGGCGCCGCTGCCTGCGCCGACCGACCAGACCAGGTCCCCGGGGCGCGCACCCAGACGGGCCAGCACCAGAGCGCGCACGTGCGCGGGAAGCGCCTCCGATGCGCCCGGCGCGTCTGCCGTGCGCCCCGCGCCCGCGTAGGCGTCACCGGGGAGCGCCCAGCCGCGCTCCGCGCCGGGGAAGCCCACCGGGCGCCCGGCCAGCCAGCCGGCCGCCTCGTCCACCGCACCGGCCGGTGCCGCGCCGGTGCTGCCGCCTATCACCAGCACCACGTTGGGATCGCGCCAGGTGTGGTCGGCGATCCGGTCGGAGGTGAGGACGGTGACGTCCTCCTCGGGGGTGCCGAGGGCCTCGCAGACGACGAAGGTCCGGTGCACCCCGCGCAGCATCAGGGCGAGTTCGCCCGGCCCGGCGCCGGGCGCGGTGAGCACCGCGACCTTGGGGTGGGCCCGGCAGATGTTGGCCGCGCGGCGCAGCCGCCCGCCGTGGGCGCTGACCACCTGGGCGTCCTCCCAGGGCATGCCGGCGCGGGCGAAGGCGGCGGCGACCGAGGACACGGCGGGCAGGACTTCGAGTTCCAGGCCGTACTCGGGCCGGCGCAGGG
The nucleotide sequence above comes from Streptomyces kaniharaensis. Encoded proteins:
- the cobT gene encoding nicotinate-nucleotide--dimethylbenzimidazole phosphoribosyltransferase — protein: MTDGGHVPGEGLPEHLHAGPDPLGGPEGVAAAAPVHGVAPVPGVMTDGGVVPNPAVPGSGMPGMMPPAAGLIPPQGQPQGAHGYGVPAPGMPGVVGMPGSAVPGEGWAVDPGAPRPAFHFLDQPDQLLDDEDDVLLMPGPQGSWGEPVAPVPAEQMPGAPFGDQLGGVAPVQDGMPVEPSWPPVEPPVPGADPALHAQQVAPMQPQAQDPLTAAQPPRRPLHAGPPIPDPSLMTGQVPVRSLADRGPSQGGTPAHGTPVVGRPPMAEAAVPVAAPVPQAVPVAPVPPAVDAVPVAEVPGVVAEAQNAQAVQEIADGVQVPLPVEQGVPVVAVQMAGAIEVVEVVEAAEALVEQAAEVAPQAVVAEPVAVEAVEAVQQVAEEPAPASAEQADAPAGQHRRISAFLAAPTPHGLPQVEATEPAPVAEEAAPQQPAPIAPAEPAGEPESPEAPAADAAQPVEAPAAEVVEAAVVEAAEPAPAVVPEAEQPVAPEVVAAPEAVAAPEAVEVAAAEPQAVAETAAVTGEMPSGQAVAAPEAEQRLEAAPVVETPAEASAETPTEIPAEAPVEQTADAVAPEAEQAQPVAEAAEAVTGQPEQPVAPEAVAAPGAGEVAEAEPQAVAAEPTVPTAEAVAEPADASQEPAEAEQPTEPSAEEPSAEESGSEESASEQQPAAEEPAEPRGPAAQGYDEAGREAVHQVIRERRDIRNGFRPDPIPHEVLIRVLEAAHTAPSVGYSQPWDFVVIRSAKTRRRMHALAERQREAYADSLPKGRAKQFKEIKIEAILETPVNIVVTADRTRGGRHTLGRHTQPQMAPYSAALAVENLWLAARAEGLGVGWVSFFDDEELVRELGLPEHLEVVAYLCVGFVDAFPDEPELQQQGWAKKRPLSWVVHEEQYGNRALPGEEPHSLLGETLRGIRPLDAKALGEAWDRQKRMTKPAGSLGMLEIISAQLSGLSRKCPPPIPEPACVAIFAGDHGVHAQGVTPWPQEVTAQMVGNFLAGGAVINSFARQIGTEVCVVDVGVAAELPDAVQQGRATGLLPRKVKPGTDDMTQGPAMTREEALKAIEVGIETARDLVAAGNKALVTGDMGIANTTASAALIAVFTGLDPAEVTGRGTGIDDETHARKVEVIRAALALHQPDPADPIGVLAAIGGLEHAAIAGFLLGAASLRTPVVLDGVIAGSAALVAKAISPEALAACIAGHRSAEPGHQAALAKLGLRPLIDLDLRLGEGTGALLALPLVQSAARAMHDVATFDSAGVTEKA
- the cbiE gene encoding precorrin-6y C5,15-methyltransferase (decarboxylating) subunit CbiE; protein product: MADRITVIGWDGTPLTEAAGAALAAATLVAGAPYQLGALPVPPAAERIPLGSVQQAARRIAEHRGAAVVVAEGDPGFFGVVRTLRRPEYGLELEVLPAVSSVAAAFARAGMPWEDAQVVSAHGGRLRRAANICRAHPKVAVLTAPGAGPGELALMLRGVHRTFVVCEALGTPEEDVTVLTSDRIADHTWRDPNVVLVIGGSTGAAPAGAVDEAAGWLAGRPVGFPGAERGWALPGDAYAGAGRTADAPGASEALPAHVRALVLARLGARPGDLVWSVGAGSGALAVEAARFGAAVVAVEASRSACARLAVNARRYGVEVEVVHGRGPEVLGGLPEPDAAVVELGGPDVVRAVLARRPERFVAVPRTFAEAEEVRRAITEAGYRADGALLQATALRAADGGGLELGASEQGAFLLWGEQIV